In Gigantopelta aegis isolate Gae_Host chromosome 2, Gae_host_genome, whole genome shotgun sequence, the sequence TAATTACACTGtcacttgtttgttttgtctatcaCCTATTTGTGCCGTGGCTAGGTGTTTATCTATTTGGTGTTGCATGTTGTAGCTTTTATAATTGTGATTCTATCTGGCAAGGTTTGATTGGCACTATATTGGGGCTATTTAACCTACACTGTTTTGACTACACTGGATAGTCCTAAGAAAAGAGAAGGAAGAAAGTTGATTACTGGCGTAGAAAAGTAGAAAaagcatgtgcccccccccccccccacacacacacacacttttcagatattttgctttatgtttgctttataatactgtaaatataaaagtgtccatccccccccccccccccccccacacacacacacacacacacacccgtttttggcaccttcctatgccagtgttgATGTACAGGATGAAAGAGTGGTCAGTTAGTgactggaacgggaaataactGGAATAAagtttgcttgtttatggaaaccacagagcacatttatttgttaatcattgcctattgaatgtcaaacatttcgagAGTCTGAtatatagagaagaaacccgctatattttcccattattagcaagggattttttatatgcactatcccatatacatggtagcacataccacagcctttgatatgccagtcgtggtgcattggctggaaggaaaaatagtccaatttgaaccaccgacggagattgatcccagaccgatcgcgcgtCAGGCGAGCGCATTCCCACTTGGTTATGTTCCGCCccaagaaataaagaaataagtGAAAGCCAGGATCGATCTTATAACCTAGCTCTCACCGGGCGTCTGGTGTAACACTGACCTGCATATCACCACTTGTCTGAGAGGATCGGGGACAAGTACACAGGAACGAGATGTATGTATTAGCAGGTTATACAAAGACTGCAAACACGACACTCTTGTTCAAGGTTATatcaatataaacatgtttaaacgtttcttttgttttatgacaccaaTAGTGTACAtagatttgttaatcatcgggtataggatgtgaaatatttggtaattttgacatagtcttagagttgaaacccgctaaattttttccatcagtagcaaggggtcttttatatatacaatcccagagacaggatagcacatactacgacctttgatataccagtcgtgatgcactagctggaacgagaatgaatgtgtgtgtgcgtgcgtgcgtgcgtgcgtgtgataGTTAGTGTAtctaatgtaatatttttcagattttatactttcaaaatttaACTTTGCAAATATATATAGGTGTGTTTCTTTCTGTATTGTAAAtgtcatatacaatgtattaggaataaaaattgtattatgctagcctttaatatatgatattggcGATACCGAAACATACGAAGGTAAtgatctctttattatataaactgTCTTTGCAACTATAATTCTAGTCAGTTATTaatcgatattcaaatgacgtatgaATATGTCACGCGGTGTCGTTCTGAATGGGAACGACGTCAGATAtccttacatatatataaactagTCCATGacgttgttttattttcagaacgctggacgacgttcaatgtaaagttgctattgacgGCTGTTGATGCACACGCCCCTACATCATTTCTGGAATCTTACCgtagtacatttgcttaaaaggaaggaaggaaatgtactatttaacgacgcactcaacacattttatttacggttatatggcgtcggacatctgcttaaggaccacacagatattaacagaggaaacccgctgtcgccacttcatgggctacactttttgattagcagcaagggattttttatgtgcatcatcccacagacaggatagtgcataccacggactttgttacaccagttgtggaacactggctgggacgagaaatactTTTGCTTagatgtcaataaacgtagtgccgcGACCTGATTAATTTGCAgttataaaattatgaaaacaaaatgtgattAGATTAGGTGTGCGCCAATCATTAGACGGATTGGCTTTAAGATCAGGAATAAGTCAGACAGATGTGCTTGATTATTCAGTGGATGTCAAATGGTTGAATGaactttaataatttgttaGACACAAAATAGTTGAGAGTTCATTAAATaaactttgtttctttcttttgaatCAATGCAGGAATACCGTCTCAACAATGACCAGGAAATCGAAGAAGCTGTTTTTGCTGGCGTGTATTGTTCTTATTGGCACTATCCTTTTGTTGAGGCTGTTGCTACCGAAGCCGTGGCAGTATACAGACACCTACCACCTTATACGAGTATATATGGACATACAGGACTTTCCTGTGCAGACCGAGGTCATCGGGGGAAACAATACAGACTTTCAAATAAAAGTGGACACAAAAACTATTTATGAGCATTTACTGAAGGTGAGGACTATTCAGGATAGAATGACGTCAAAGGATCCCGTTATCGCGCATTATTCGCCCTCGATGTCTTTACGAGAACAAGTAGACATGATGGTTACCGTGGAAACGTTTGTGACGGTTTGCATGAGAGCAAACCTGACCTACTTTCTGTGGGGTGGGTCACTTCTTGGTGCCTATCGTCACCATGGATTTATACCATGGGATGATGACTTTGACCTAGTTATGAACAGTTCTGACTGGAGGAACATTCGCGATGTGTTGTCACGTGTCCAAGGATACCAGTTGCTTGTTAACGGTTACTCGCAGTGGAAATTTTTCAAAAAGGATCTTCCGTCTGTTCGTGGGGAATCCTTCAAGTGGccatttattgacattttcttctttACTGAAGATGCCAGtcatgtgtggtccttgacaGACTCGTTAAAACGTGAACTGGTGAATCCCAAAGAGGATATATTCCCTGTTCAATTCCGTCCGTTTGAACACCTTCTTGTGGCGGTTCCGTGTAAGACTGCGATCATTGTGGACTGCGTGTACGGGGCTAACGAATGCCGTTCGTCAGACTTTTCACATAAGGATAGCAAAGGATTAGATCCGTCCATCGTTGAACGATTGCCGTGTAGTCGACTATTCAATTATTTCCCATTTGTGTTCCGAGAACAATATCCCAATTCAGATAATGTTATTGAAATATCCAAAATTGGGGGCACGATTCTGTCAAATATTTCAGTACCGCTATCGTGTAAAGAATTAAGGTGAttactgaaaattatttcaggtAATAATCAGTCTGTACTAACGGATCTGTGGATGAAGAACTGCGACATTATCGAAGAGCGTGTTGTATTTATCTTtcactatttaaaacaaaattgttattgatgtatttatttttgttgagaATCTGTGTGTGAATAATTTGTCAGATCCAGTTATGTTTTAACTTGGTTTGTACCGTTTTAGCGGGGGTGCGGTTGATATTCCTACATGTCAGTTTCCCCACACCTAGCACAACAACCAACGTCCCTACCCCTACAACAACCACCACAATCAGCTTCTCCACACCTATAACACTTACAACACTGGCAGCTTCGCCACTCTAGAACTCCATATAACACTGCCAGCTTCCCCACTCTACAACTCCATATAACACTGCCAGTTTCGCCACTCAACAACTCCATATAACACTGCCAGCTTCACCACTCTACAACTCCGTATAACACTGTCAGCTTCACCATTCTACAACATCACATAACACCTGCAGCTTCACCACTCTAAAACATCACATAACACTGTCAGCATCGTCACTATACAACATCACATAACACTGTCAGCTTCCTCATTCTAAAACATCACATAACACTTTCAGCTCCCTCACTATACAACATCACATAACACCTGCAGCTTCACCACTCTAAAACATCACATAACACTGTCAGCATCGTCACTATACAACATCACATAACACTGTCAGCTTCCTCATTCTAAAACATCACATAACACTTTCAGCTCCCTCACTATACAACATCACATAACACTGTCAGCTTCACCACTCTAAAACATCACATAACACTAGCAGCTTCACCATTCTAAAACATCACATAACACTGGCAGCTTCACCACTCTAAAACATCACATAACACTGTCAGCTTCACCACTCTAAAACATCACATAACACTAGCAGCTTCACCATTCTAAAACATCACATAACACTGGCAGCTTCACCACTCTAAAACATCACATAACACTGTCAGCTTCCTCACTATACAACATCGCATAACACTGGCAGCTTCCTCACGAGACATCATCACATAACACTGGCAGCTTCCTCACTCTACAACATCACATAACACTGGCAGCTTCCTTACTCAACAGCATCACATAACACTGGCAGCTTTCTCACTCAACAACATCACATAACACTGCCAGCTTCCTCACTCAACAACATCACATAACACTGCCAGCTTCCTCACGATACATCATCACATAACACTGCCAGATTCCTCACGATACATCATCCACATAACACTGGCAGCTTCCTCACGATACATCATCACATAACACTGGCAGCTTCCTCACAATACATCATCCACATAACACTGGCAGCTTCCTCACGATACATCATCACATAACGCTGCCAGATTCCTCACGATACATCATCCACATAACACTGGCAGCTTCCTCACGATACAACATCACATAACACTGGCAGCTTCCTCACAATACATCATCACATAACACTGGCAGCTTCCTCACGATACATCATCACATAACACTGCCAGCTTCCTTACTCTACAACATCACATAACACTGCCAGCTTCCTCACTCTACAACTCCACATAACCTGTCAACTTCCTCTCTACAACTCCACATAACACTGGCAGCTTCCCCACTCTACAACATGGCATAACACTGCCAGCTAACCCCACTCTAAAACATCACATAACACTGGCAGCTTTCTCACTCAACAACATCACATAACACTGCCAGCTTCCTCACTCAACAACATCACATAACACTGCCAGCTTCCTCACGATACATCATCCACATAACACTGGCAGCTTCCTCACGATACATCATCACATAACACTGGCAGCTTCCTCACAATACAGCATCCACATAACACTGGCAGCTTCCTCACGATACATCATCACATAACGCTGCCAGATTCCTCACGATACATCATCCACATAACACTGGCAGCTTCCTCACGATACAACATCACATAACACTGGCAGCTTCCTCACAATACATCATCACATAACACTGGCAGCTTCCTGACGATACATCATCACATAACACTGCCAGCTTCCTTACTCTACAACATCACATAACACTGCCAGCTTCCTCACTCTACAACTCCACATAACCTGTCAACTTCCTCTCTACAACTCCACATAACACTGGCAGCTTCCCCACTCTACAACATGGCATAACACTGCCAGCTAACCCCACTCTAAAACATCACATAACACTGGCAGCTTCCCCACGATACATCATCACATAACACTACCAGCTTCACCACTCTACAACATCACATAACACTGCCAGCTTCTCTACTCTACAACATCACATAACACTGCCAGCTTCTCCACTCTACAACATCACATAACACTGCCAGCTTCTCCACTCTACAACATCACATAACACTGCCAGCTTCCTCACTCTACAACATCACATAACACTGGCAGCTTCCTTACTCAACAACATCACATAACACTGGCAGCTTTCTCACTCAACAACATCACATAACACTGCCAGCTTCCTCACTCAACAACATCACATAACACTGCCAGCTTCCTCACGATACATCATCACATAACACTGCCAGATTCCTCACGATACATCATCCACATAACACTGGCAGCTTCCTCACGATACAACATCACATAACACTGGCAGCTTCCTCACAATACGTCATCACATAACACTGGCAGCTTCCTCACGATACATCATCACATAACACTGCCAGCTTCCTTACTCTACAACATCACATAACACTGCCAGCTTCCTCACTCTACAACTCCACATAACCTGTCAACTTCCTCTCTACAACTCCACATAACACTGGCAGCTTCCCCACTCTACAACATGGCATAACACTGCCAGCTAACCCCACTCTAAAACATCACATAACACTGGCAGCTTCCCCACGATACATCATCACATAACACTACCAGCTTCACCACTCTACAACATCACA encodes:
- the LOC121383500 gene encoding uncharacterized protein LOC121383500, producing MLLFFPLFMSAIFTRLLFAKKRNTVSTMTRKSKKLFLLACIVLIGTILLLRLLLPKPWQYTDTYHLIRVYMDIQDFPVQTEVIGGNNTDFQIKVDTKTIYEHLLKVRTIQDRMTSKDPVIAHYSPSMSLREQVDMMVTVETFVTVCMRANLTYFLWGGSLLGAYRHHGFIPWDDDFDLVMNSSDWRNIRDVLSRVQGYQLLVNGYSQWKFFKKDLPSVRGESFKWPFIDIFFFTEDASHVWSLTDSLKRELVNPKEDIFPVQFRPFEHLLVAVPCKTAIIVDCVYGANECRSSDFSHKDSKGLDPSIVERLPCSRLFNYFPFVFREQYPNSDNVIEISKIGGTILSNISVPLSCKELR